The Pseudomonas berkeleyensis genome includes a region encoding these proteins:
- a CDS encoding lysozyme inhibitor LprI family protein — protein sequence MPALRKHLIPLLLILPCSSWADYDQRYQACLDASGMINNASVAGCAEGVSEAVKKEMNRVYQQLFLKLQESAPEDARQLEEAQKAWLIYRNGQCDLQGKHVGSPMYYTCPMQLNIQRVDELKFLLDNGG from the coding sequence ATGCCAGCCCTGCGTAAACACCTGATACCGCTATTGCTGATCCTGCCGTGCAGCAGCTGGGCCGACTACGACCAACGGTACCAGGCCTGCCTGGACGCCAGCGGGATGATCAACAACGCCAGCGTCGCTGGCTGCGCCGAGGGCGTATCGGAAGCGGTGAAGAAGGAGATGAATCGCGTCTACCAGCAGCTTTTCCTCAAGCTGCAGGAAAGCGCTCCGGAAGATGCCCGGCAACTGGAAGAGGCGCAGAAAGCCTGGCTGATCTACCGCAACGGCCAATGCGACCTGCAGGGCAAACATGTCGGCTCACCGATGTACTACACCTGCCCGATGCAGTTGAACATCCAGCGCGTCGATGAACTGAAATTTCTGTTGGATAACGGCGGTTAG
- a CDS encoding class II 3-deoxy-7-phosphoheptulonate synthase has protein sequence MSHAWSPDSWRVKPIQQQPEYPDATHLSRVEQTLAGYPPLVFAGEARELRRQFAEVTQGRAFLLQGGDCAESFAEFSAAKIRDTFKVLLQMAIVMTFAAGCPVVKVGRMAGQFAKPRSSGEETIDGVTLPAYRGDIVNGIGFDLASRVPDPERLMQAYHQATASLNLLRAFAQGGFADLHQVHQWNLDFIANSALAEKYHQLAGRIDETLAFMRAVGMDSAPQLRETSFFTAHEALLLNYEEAFVRRDSLTGRWYDCSAHMLWIGDRTRQLDGAHVEFMRGIENPIGVKVGPSMDPDELIRLIDALNPDNDPGRLNLIVRMGADKVEAHFPRLLRKVQSEGRQVLWSSDPMHGNTIKASSGYKTRDFAQILSEVRQFFAVHQAEGTYAGGIHIEMTGQNVTECIGGSRPITEDGLSDRYHTHCDPRMNADQSLELAFMIAETLKQVRR, from the coding sequence ATGTCGCACGCCTGGAGCCCCGATAGCTGGAGGGTAAAACCCATCCAGCAGCAGCCCGAATACCCTGACGCCACCCACCTCAGTCGTGTCGAGCAGACGCTGGCAGGCTACCCGCCGCTGGTGTTCGCTGGCGAGGCGCGCGAGCTGCGCCGTCAGTTCGCCGAGGTCACTCAGGGTCGCGCTTTCCTGCTGCAAGGTGGCGACTGCGCGGAAAGCTTCGCCGAATTTTCCGCCGCGAAAATCCGCGACACCTTCAAGGTGCTGCTGCAGATGGCCATCGTCATGACCTTTGCCGCCGGTTGCCCGGTGGTGAAAGTCGGGCGCATGGCCGGGCAGTTCGCCAAGCCACGCTCCTCCGGCGAGGAAACCATCGACGGCGTCACCCTGCCCGCCTATCGCGGCGACATCGTCAACGGCATCGGTTTCGACCTCGCCAGCCGCGTGCCCGACCCCGAGCGCCTGATGCAGGCCTATCACCAGGCCACCGCCAGTCTCAACCTGCTGCGCGCCTTTGCCCAGGGCGGTTTCGCCGACCTGCATCAGGTGCATCAGTGGAACCTGGATTTCATTGCCAACTCGGCGCTGGCAGAAAAGTACCACCAGCTCGCCGGGCGCATCGACGAAACCCTGGCCTTCATGCGCGCCGTGGGCATGGACAGCGCGCCGCAACTGCGGGAAACCAGCTTCTTCACTGCCCACGAAGCGCTGTTGCTGAACTACGAAGAGGCCTTCGTACGTCGCGACAGCCTTACCGGCCGCTGGTACGACTGCTCCGCGCACATGCTGTGGATTGGCGACCGCACCCGCCAACTGGACGGCGCCCATGTCGAATTCATGCGCGGCATCGAGAACCCCATCGGCGTGAAGGTCGGCCCGAGCATGGATCCGGACGAGCTGATCCGCCTGATCGATGCGCTCAACCCGGACAACGATCCGGGCCGCCTGAACCTGATCGTGCGTATGGGCGCGGACAAGGTCGAAGCGCACTTCCCGCGCCTGCTGCGCAAGGTGCAGAGCGAAGGCCGCCAGGTGCTGTGGAGCTCCGACCCGATGCACGGCAACACCATCAAGGCCAGCAGCGGCTACAAGACCCGTGATTTCGCGCAGATTCTCAGCGAAGTTCGCCAGTTCTTCGCCGTGCACCAGGCCGAAGGCACCTATGCCGGCGGTATTCATATCGAGATGACCGGGCAGAACGTCACCGAGTGCATTGGTGGCTCGCGTCCGATCACCGAGGACGGCCTCTCCGACCGCTATCACACGCACTGCGACCCACGCATGAATGCCGACCAATCCCTGGAGCTGGCTTTCATGATCGCCGAGACGCTGAAGCAGGTACGCCGCTGA
- a CDS encoding LysR substrate-binding domain-containing protein produces MAFHPSIDTELLRSFVAIADTGGFTRAAETVNRTQSAVSMQMKRLEEDVVQRALFERDGRQVRLTPEGQVLLGYARRILKLHGEVLNTLREPHMVGAVRIGTPDDYVMRFLPEILSRFAQAYPLVQVEVHCEPSGQLLLRQDLDLTIVTRQPGKEIGQLLRQERFAWAVAQGFCPHEQNPMPLAMFNADCFCREWACNALDAMGRPYRIAYTSPSLSALFAVVRAGLAVTAQLQSLITPDLRILGEAEGLPLLPLTSIVLLRNESSQSPVTECLADHIVEGFRL; encoded by the coding sequence ATGGCCTTCCACCCCAGTATTGATACCGAATTGCTGCGCAGCTTCGTTGCCATTGCCGACACCGGTGGTTTCACCCGCGCCGCGGAAACAGTCAATCGCACCCAATCGGCCGTGAGCATGCAGATGAAACGGCTGGAGGAAGACGTGGTGCAACGCGCACTGTTCGAACGTGACGGCCGCCAGGTGCGACTGACGCCCGAAGGCCAGGTGCTGCTGGGTTATGCGCGGCGCATTCTCAAGCTGCACGGCGAAGTGCTCAATACCCTGCGCGAGCCACATATGGTCGGCGCCGTGCGTATCGGCACGCCGGATGACTACGTGATGCGCTTTCTACCGGAGATTCTCTCGCGCTTCGCCCAGGCCTATCCGCTGGTGCAGGTGGAGGTGCATTGCGAACCATCGGGCCAACTGCTGCTGCGCCAGGATCTGGATCTGACCATCGTCACCCGTCAGCCTGGCAAGGAGATCGGCCAACTGCTGCGCCAGGAACGCTTCGCCTGGGCCGTGGCTCAGGGCTTCTGCCCGCACGAGCAGAACCCCATGCCGCTGGCCATGTTCAACGCCGATTGTTTCTGCCGGGAATGGGCCTGCAACGCACTGGATGCGATGGGCCGCCCCTACCGTATCGCCTACACCAGCCCCAGCCTGTCGGCACTGTTCGCCGTGGTGCGCGCCGGCTTGGCCGTCACCGCACAGCTGCAAAGTCTGATCACCCCGGATCTGCGCATCCTCGGTGAAGCCGAAGGCCTGCCCCTGCTGCCACTGACCAGCATCGTGCTGCTGCGTAACGAGAGCAGCCAGTCCCCTGTCACCGAGTGCCTGGCCGATCATATCGTCGAAGGTTTTCGTCTATAG
- a CDS encoding sulfite exporter TauE/SafE family protein — protein MNLFDLFLNLLLGLSLGTLGGLFGIGGGLIAIPVLGVLFGLDQQLAQGTALVMVVPNVMLALWRYHQRNRIDPRHALLLGVSSFFCAWLASLYAVELDSRTMRWAFVGFLLALVTYNLLRMLMAQAPASGTLRHHWGWLGALGGVSGAMGGLFGVGGAVVATPVLTSVFGTTQVVAQGLSLSLALPSTGITLFTYALHDHVNWWMGVPLAIGGLLSISWGVRLAHSLPERLLRSLFCGFLLVCALLLGLESGGL, from the coding sequence ATGAATCTGTTCGATCTGTTTCTGAATCTGTTGCTCGGTCTGAGCCTGGGAACCCTGGGCGGGCTGTTCGGGATTGGCGGTGGGCTGATCGCCATTCCGGTGCTGGGTGTGTTGTTCGGCCTGGATCAGCAATTGGCGCAGGGCACCGCTCTGGTCATGGTGGTGCCGAACGTGATGCTGGCGCTGTGGCGTTACCATCAGCGCAATCGTATCGACCCCCGACATGCTTTGCTGCTCGGCGTGAGCAGCTTCTTCTGCGCCTGGCTGGCATCGTTGTACGCGGTGGAACTGGACTCGCGCACCATGCGCTGGGCCTTCGTTGGTTTCCTGCTGGCGCTGGTGACCTACAACCTGTTGCGCATGTTGATGGCCCAGGCGCCGGCCAGCGGCACGCTACGTCATCACTGGGGTTGGCTGGGGGCGCTGGGCGGGGTGTCCGGCGCGATGGGGGGCTTGTTTGGCGTCGGCGGCGCGGTAGTGGCGACGCCGGTGCTGACCAGTGTGTTCGGCACCACCCAGGTGGTGGCACAGGGGCTGTCACTCTCTCTGGCGCTGCCCAGCACCGGGATTACGTTGTTTACCTACGCGCTGCACGATCACGTCAACTGGTGGATGGGCGTGCCGCTGGCTATTGGCGGCCTGCTCAGTATCAGTTGGGGGGTGCGTCTGGCGCATTCGCTGCCGGAGCGCCTGCTGCGCAGTCTGTTCTGCGGTTTCCTGCTGGTTTGTGCGTTGCTGCTGGGGTTGGAATCCGGCGGTCTATAG
- a CDS encoding N-acyl-D-amino-acid deacylase family protein, with translation MSYDIIINNGLYFDGTGAPGTVRHIGIKDGKVDTLSLSPLDERDCPHVIDAGGKWITPGFLEIHSHYDAEVIAAPALKESVRHGVTSVTIGSCSISMVLADAEDCSDLFTRVEAVPREYVLPILQEKKTWRDAAGYRAFYDQLPLGPNVNSFLGHSELRVAVMGLERATSRVTPSEAELARMQQLLEEALDAGCIGLSVMTTRLDKMDGDRAWSSPLPSTFASWKEFSRLFAVLRRRGAVLQGAPNAVTKVNVFAFLWQAHGWFRKPLKCTMLTALDLKSQPLLHRFTRLSGWLANKVLRGHFRWQTLPAPFTLRLEGLNVNAFEEFGAGEILRNIKDPDELYAKVKEPEFRALFKKQVKAVLTKGLWHRDFSDCWVTECPDASLVGKNFKQLGQARGLDAVDAYFELACQYREALKWTTCYGNQREAIMRKLLASPWTHPGFADSGAHLRSIAQYNFPLRFLKYVRDADLAGESFMELGQAVRRCSGELADFIGVDAGYLRVGDRADLVLIDPTGLDDTLDELHEAPMEVLGLVRVVKRNDAAVELTLINGRIAYRRGLEYPEDLGKVQGYGRFLPARDVLPRQAPVRDFDPAPAS, from the coding sequence ATGAGCTACGACATCATCATCAACAACGGCCTGTACTTCGACGGCACCGGCGCCCCCGGCACGGTGCGCCATATCGGCATCAAGGACGGCAAGGTCGATACGCTCAGCCTCAGCCCGCTGGATGAGCGCGATTGCCCGCACGTGATCGATGCTGGCGGCAAATGGATCACCCCCGGTTTTCTGGAAATTCACTCGCACTACGACGCCGAAGTGATCGCCGCGCCGGCGCTGAAAGAATCGGTGCGCCACGGCGTCACCAGCGTGACCATCGGCTCCTGCTCGATCAGCATGGTGCTGGCCGATGCCGAGGACTGCTCTGACCTGTTCACCCGCGTCGAAGCGGTACCGCGCGAGTACGTGCTGCCGATCCTGCAGGAGAAGAAAACCTGGCGTGACGCTGCCGGTTATCGCGCCTTTTATGACCAACTGCCACTGGGGCCGAACGTCAACTCCTTTCTCGGTCATTCCGAACTACGCGTGGCGGTGATGGGCCTGGAGCGCGCCACCAGCCGAGTGACGCCGAGCGAAGCCGAACTCGCCCGCATGCAGCAGTTGCTCGAAGAAGCGCTGGATGCCGGCTGCATCGGCCTGTCGGTGATGACCACCCGGCTGGACAAGATGGATGGCGACCGTGCCTGGTCCAGCCCGCTGCCCTCCACCTTCGCCAGTTGGAAGGAGTTCTCCCGCCTGTTCGCCGTGCTCCGCCGTCGTGGCGCCGTGCTGCAGGGAGCGCCCAACGCGGTGACCAAGGTCAACGTGTTCGCCTTCCTCTGGCAGGCCCATGGCTGGTTCAGGAAACCGCTCAAGTGCACCATGCTCACCGCCCTGGATCTCAAATCGCAGCCACTGCTGCATCGTTTCACGCGCCTATCCGGCTGGCTGGCGAACAAGGTGTTGCGCGGTCATTTCCGCTGGCAGACCCTGCCGGCGCCCTTCACCCTGCGCCTGGAAGGGCTCAACGTGAACGCTTTCGAGGAATTCGGCGCTGGCGAGATCCTGCGCAACATCAAGGATCCGGACGAGCTCTACGCCAAGGTCAAGGAGCCCGAGTTCCGCGCCCTGTTCAAGAAACAGGTCAAGGCGGTGCTGACCAAGGGCCTTTGGCACCGTGACTTCTCCGATTGCTGGGTAACCGAATGCCCGGATGCCAGCCTGGTCGGCAAGAACTTCAAGCAACTGGGCCAGGCCCGAGGCCTGGACGCGGTGGATGCCTATTTCGAACTGGCCTGCCAATACCGCGAGGCGCTGAAATGGACGACCTGCTACGGCAACCAGCGCGAAGCGATCATGCGCAAACTGCTGGCAAGCCCCTGGACACACCCCGGCTTCGCCGACTCCGGCGCGCACCTGCGCTCCATCGCCCAGTACAACTTCCCGCTGCGCTTTCTCAAATACGTACGGGACGCCGACCTGGCCGGCGAGTCGTTCATGGAGCTAGGCCAGGCCGTACGCCGTTGCAGCGGCGAGCTGGCGGACTTCATCGGTGTCGATGCCGGCTACCTGCGAGTCGGGGATCGCGCCGATCTGGTGCTGATCGACCCCACCGGCCTCGACGACACGCTGGACGAACTGCATGAAGCACCGATGGAGGTACTCGGCTTGGTGCGAGTGGTCAAACGCAACGATGCGGCGGTCGAACTGACCTTGATCAATGGCCGTATCGCCTACCGCCGTGGCCTGGAATATCCGGAAGATCTGGGCAAGGTACAGGGTTACGGGCGCTTCCTGCCTGCTCGCGATGTTCTGCCGCGGCAAGCGCCGGTACGCGACTTCGATCCGGCTCCTGCCTCGTAA
- a CDS encoding LysR family transcriptional regulator, with translation MNPDALTNQLELFLDVLETGSFSAAARRHPLTPSAVARRIDALERALGSVLFSRNTHAVRVTPAGLAFAERARRILAELHLARAEAVSLSSAPEGLIRIDAPSPFGRRHLAPAIAEFLGANPGLDVQLRLIDSFIDLQGEHLGEVDIVVRIGPLPDSRLVATPLASMTRIVCASPDYLRRRGIPRSPLELEQHDGLDWDSLAPPYAWRFEVDGKLQQCKPKRLRQTSNNAETLLFSALAGLGVAHLPTWMSSEHLQRGELIPLFCEQGLPAAEPVSIYALRLEREASPRTRLLLSFLKQRFGFPPPWDQALQASLATQP, from the coding sequence ATGAACCCCGATGCTCTGACCAACCAGTTGGAACTCTTCCTCGACGTGCTGGAAACCGGCAGTTTCTCCGCAGCTGCCAGGCGCCATCCACTCACACCCTCGGCGGTTGCGCGGCGCATCGACGCATTGGAACGCGCATTGGGGAGCGTACTGTTCAGCCGCAACACTCATGCCGTGCGCGTCACTCCGGCAGGCTTGGCGTTTGCCGAACGCGCCAGACGCATCCTCGCCGAACTGCATCTGGCACGTGCCGAGGCGGTATCGCTGAGCAGCGCACCGGAAGGACTAATCCGCATCGACGCGCCCTCGCCTTTCGGTCGACGCCATCTGGCACCGGCGATTGCCGAGTTTCTCGGCGCCAATCCGGGCCTGGACGTGCAATTGCGCCTGATCGACAGCTTCATCGACCTGCAAGGCGAGCACCTCGGTGAAGTGGATATCGTCGTACGCATCGGCCCGCTGCCGGACAGCCGCCTGGTCGCCACGCCGCTGGCGTCGATGACCCGCATCGTCTGCGCCAGCCCGGACTACCTGCGCCGCCGCGGCATCCCGCGCAGCCCGCTGGAGCTGGAACAGCACGACGGCCTCGACTGGGACAGCCTGGCACCGCCCTACGCCTGGCGCTTCGAAGTCGACGGCAAGCTGCAGCAGTGCAAACCCAAACGCCTGCGCCAGACCAGCAACAACGCCGAAACCCTGCTGTTCAGCGCCCTTGCCGGCCTCGGCGTGGCTCACCTGCCCACCTGGATGAGCAGCGAGCACTTGCAGCGTGGCGAGCTGATCCCGCTGTTCTGCGAACAGGGGCTGCCAGCCGCCGAGCCGGTTAGCATCTACGCCTTGCGTCTGGAGCGCGAAGCCAGCCCGCGCACGCGCCTGCTGCTGAGTTTCCTCAAGCAGCGCTTCGGCTTTCCGCCACCCTGGGATCAGGCACTACAGGCAAGCCTGGCCACCCAGCCATGA
- a CDS encoding DUF1127 domain-containing protein: MKGQKGYALVQAIHFERLPSLAGVWRMLRRWRQLARERGQLARLDGAALKDLGLSRADVLQEAERPFWDDPLSK, translated from the coding sequence ATGAAAGGTCAGAAAGGTTATGCGTTGGTTCAGGCTATCCATTTCGAACGTCTGCCGTCATTGGCTGGCGTGTGGCGTATGCTGCGGCGCTGGCGTCAGCTGGCACGCGAGCGTGGACAATTGGCGCGACTGGATGGTGCGGCGTTGAAGGATCTGGGTCTGTCCCGTGCCGATGTGTTGCAAGAGGCCGAGCGGCCGTTCTGGGATGATCCGTTGAGTAAGTGA
- a CDS encoding DMT family transporter: MTAVRKGADFFLFQLMMLLCAIWGSQQVAIKLAADDIAPMLQVALRSGIAAVLVGLLLLWQRGWREWVSSTWLAGLLAGVLFALEFFFIALGLRYTTASHMAVFLYTAPIFSALGLHFMLPSERLRRLQWLGIGLCFGGVVMAFGVGGNWAEVDLSMLLGDALGLCAGMAWGATTVVVRGSRLSEAPAGLTLFYQLTVAFVLLLAYALAVVDLGQLRWSPVAIASILLQGVVVSFFSYLAWFWLLRRYLASNMAVFSFMTPLFGVSFGVLVLDEPLTLSFIIGAALVLSGITLVSSEAWLRRRLADWRGLPQQP; the protein is encoded by the coding sequence ATGACCGCGGTACGCAAGGGCGCCGATTTTTTCCTGTTCCAGCTGATGATGCTGTTATGCGCCATCTGGGGCAGTCAGCAGGTGGCGATCAAGCTGGCCGCGGACGATATTGCGCCCATGCTGCAGGTGGCCTTGCGCTCCGGCATCGCCGCTGTGCTGGTTGGCTTGCTGCTGCTGTGGCAGCGCGGATGGCGTGAATGGGTCAGCTCGACATGGCTGGCCGGATTGCTGGCAGGCGTGTTGTTCGCGCTGGAGTTCTTCTTCATCGCCCTTGGCCTGCGTTACACCACGGCTTCGCATATGGCGGTATTCCTCTACACCGCACCGATCTTCTCGGCGCTTGGGCTGCACTTCATGTTGCCCAGTGAGCGCCTGCGCCGCCTGCAATGGCTGGGTATCGGCTTGTGTTTCGGCGGGGTGGTGATGGCATTTGGCGTCGGTGGCAACTGGGCCGAGGTTGACCTCAGCATGCTGCTCGGCGATGCGCTGGGTCTGTGTGCGGGTATGGCCTGGGGCGCTACCACGGTGGTGGTGCGTGGCTCACGCCTGTCGGAAGCGCCGGCCGGGCTGACACTGTTCTATCAACTGACTGTGGCGTTCGTGCTGCTGCTTGCTTACGCCTTGGCGGTAGTCGACCTCGGCCAGTTGCGTTGGAGCCCGGTGGCCATTGCCAGCATCCTGCTGCAGGGCGTAGTGGTGTCGTTCTTCAGCTATCTGGCCTGGTTCTGGCTATTGCGCCGCTACCTGGCCTCGAACATGGCGGTGTTCTCGTTCATGACGCCGCTGTTTGGCGTCAGCTTCGGCGTGCTAGTGCTGGACGAGCCGCTGACGTTGAGTTTCATCATTGGTGCCGCGCTGGTGCTGTCCGGGATCACCCTGGTCAGCAGCGAGGCTTGGCTGCGTCGGCGTCTGGCTGACTGGCGCGGCTTGCCGCAACAACCCTGA
- the efp gene encoding elongation factor P has product MKTAQEMRVNSVALIDGQPWLIQKAEFTKSGRNSAIVKMKLKNLLNGSKTETVYKADDKMEPVILERKEVNLSYISGEDYVFMDPEYNSYELRAEDLESVLPFIEEGMSDVCEAVFFEGKVISVDLPTTIVRQVVYTENAARGDTSGKVMKPAKLRNGTEIKVAEFVDIDDWIEIDTRDGSYKGRTQAPQA; this is encoded by the coding sequence ATGAAAACTGCACAAGAAATGAGAGTCAACAGCGTGGCCCTGATCGATGGCCAGCCGTGGCTGATCCAGAAGGCCGAGTTCACCAAGTCCGGCCGTAACAGCGCCATCGTCAAGATGAAGCTGAAGAATCTGCTCAACGGCTCCAAGACCGAGACCGTCTACAAAGCCGACGACAAGATGGAGCCGGTGATTCTCGAGCGCAAGGAAGTGAACCTGTCCTACATCAGCGGTGAGGACTACGTGTTCATGGATCCGGAGTACAACTCCTACGAACTGCGTGCCGAAGATCTGGAAAGCGTTCTGCCGTTCATCGAAGAAGGCATGAGCGACGTCTGCGAAGCCGTGTTCTTCGAAGGCAAAGTGATCTCCGTTGACCTGCCGACCACCATCGTGCGTCAGGTTGTCTACACCGAGAACGCTGCTCGTGGTGATACCTCCGGTAAGGTGATGAAGCCTGCCAAGCTGCGCAACGGTACCGAGATCAAGGTCGCCGAGTTCGTCGATATCGACGACTGGATCGAGATCGACACCCGTGACGGTTCCTACAAGGGCCGCACCCAGGCGCCGCAAGCCTAA
- the loiP gene encoding metalloprotease LoiP has translation MQLRTTLSAFALSSAVLLTGCQNMSPDAMLQSGLMAVQAATLSDAEVKSMSDQACAEMDAAANVAGPSSPYTKRLDKIANNLGHQINGTPINYKVYQADEVNAWAMANGCVRVYSGLMDLMTDNEVEGVLGHEIGHVALGHTKKAMQTAYATAAARNAAAASGNGTVAALSASQLGELGEQLVNAQFSQSQETSADNFSFDLLTQRNIPREGLVTAFEKLAKLGGGESSMFSSHPGSTDRANNMRTRLAAK, from the coding sequence ATGCAACTGCGCACCACCCTCTCCGCTTTCGCCCTCTCCAGCGCCGTTCTGCTGACCGGCTGCCAGAACATGTCCCCTGACGCCATGCTGCAATCCGGCCTGATGGCCGTACAGGCCGCAACCCTCAGCGACGCCGAAGTGAAGAGCATGTCCGACCAGGCCTGCGCCGAAATGGACGCCGCGGCCAACGTCGCCGGTCCGAGCAGCCCGTACACCAAGCGCCTGGACAAGATCGCCAACAACCTTGGCCATCAGATCAACGGCACACCGATCAACTACAAGGTCTACCAGGCCGACGAAGTCAACGCCTGGGCCATGGCCAACGGCTGCGTACGCGTCTACAGCGGCCTGATGGATCTGATGACCGACAACGAAGTGGAAGGCGTGCTCGGCCACGAGATCGGCCACGTCGCCCTCGGCCACACCAAGAAGGCCATGCAGACCGCCTACGCCACCGCCGCCGCTCGCAACGCCGCCGCAGCATCGGGCAACGGCACCGTCGCCGCGCTGTCCGCCTCGCAGCTCGGTGAACTGGGCGAGCAGCTGGTCAACGCACAGTTCTCGCAAAGCCAGGAAACCTCTGCCGACAACTTCTCCTTCGACCTGCTGACCCAGCGCAACATTCCGCGTGAAGGCCTGGTCACCGCGTTCGAGAAGCTGGCCAAGCTGGGCGGCGGCGAGAGCAGCATGTTCTCCTCGCACCCGGGCTCCACGGATCGCGCCAACAACATGCGCACCCGCCTGGCCGCCAAGTAA
- a CDS encoding winged helix-turn-helix domain-containing protein, protein MTLSLSLAEARRLALVAQGFGRTPRGAIAHKQLQVQIERLGVLQIDSVNALVRSHYLPAFSRLGHYQAEHLDELAWGRARRRRLFEYWGHEASLLPLELYPLLRWRMRRAADGQGIYSQLAKFGVERRDAIDRVLQTVRERGALGAGSLSTRTEKAGPWWDWSSEKTALEWLFAAGEVTVAGRRGFERLYDLPERVIPADYLNHADLEEDEAQRRLLLRSADALGVATERDLRDYYRLDASDSKLRIAELVEAGELLPVAVQGWRQLAYCRGEARIPRRVRHSALLSPFDSLIWERERTERLFGFRYRLEIYTPQAKRVYGYYVLPFLHHERLLARVDLRSERAAGRLAVHAVHLEEAVLSEEARLALGDSLRALAHWLGLDEVWLAPGVSLRGLLG, encoded by the coding sequence ATGACACTCTCTCTTTCTCTCGCTGAAGCGCGCCGTCTGGCCCTGGTAGCACAGGGCTTCGGGCGTACGCCGCGCGGGGCGATCGCCCACAAGCAGTTGCAGGTACAGATCGAGCGACTTGGCGTGCTGCAGATCGACTCGGTCAACGCGTTGGTGCGTTCGCACTATCTGCCAGCGTTTTCCCGCCTTGGCCATTACCAGGCTGAACACCTCGATGAGCTGGCCTGGGGCCGCGCGCGGCGCCGGCGTTTGTTCGAGTACTGGGGGCATGAGGCGTCACTGTTGCCGCTTGAGCTTTACCCGCTGCTGCGTTGGCGTATGCGCCGGGCTGCGGATGGGCAGGGCATCTACAGCCAACTGGCGAAGTTCGGTGTGGAGCGACGCGATGCGATAGACCGCGTATTACAAACCGTGCGCGAGCGTGGCGCGTTGGGCGCTGGCAGTCTTTCCACTCGTACCGAAAAGGCCGGACCCTGGTGGGACTGGAGCTCGGAAAAGACGGCGCTGGAATGGCTGTTCGCGGCAGGCGAGGTGACGGTTGCCGGGCGGCGCGGCTTCGAGCGGCTGTACGACCTGCCGGAGCGGGTCATTCCTGCTGATTATCTGAATCACGCCGATCTCGAGGAAGACGAAGCGCAGCGCCGCCTGTTGCTGCGTTCGGCCGATGCGCTGGGTGTGGCGACCGAGAGGGATCTGCGCGACTACTATCGCCTGGATGCCTCCGACAGCAAACTTCGTATCGCTGAGCTGGTGGAAGCGGGCGAGTTGTTGCCCGTTGCGGTGCAGGGCTGGCGGCAGTTGGCCTATTGTCGGGGCGAGGCGCGCATCCCTCGGCGCGTGCGCCACAGCGCGCTGCTGTCGCCTTTCGACTCCTTGATCTGGGAGCGCGAGCGCACCGAGCGGCTGTTCGGTTTTCGCTATCGACTGGAGATCTACACCCCGCAGGCCAAGCGCGTGTACGGCTACTACGTGCTGCCATTCCTGCATCACGAGCGTTTGCTGGCGCGGGTGGATTTGCGCAGCGAGCGGGCGGCCGGTCGCCTGGCAGTGCATGCCGTGCATCTGGAGGAGGCGGTGCTAAGCGAAGAGGCGCGCCTGGCACTGGGTGACTCGCTGCGCGCGCTAGCGCACTGGCTGGGTCTGGATGAGGTGTGGCTGGCGCCGGGTGTCAGTCTGCGTGGGCTGCTTGGCTAA
- a CDS encoding DUF3291 domain-containing protein produces the protein MSAYHLAQLNIAWMKAPLESPEMADFVANLERINALAEGSPGYVWRLQDEAGDATTIRPFGDEVLVNMSVWEDVQSLSDYVYKSAHTEMLKRRREWFERVEQAHQVLWWVPAGHQPGVVEAAERLEHLREHGATVQAFTFRHAFAAPA, from the coding sequence TTGTCCGCCTATCATTTGGCCCAACTGAATATCGCCTGGATGAAAGCGCCGCTGGAGTCGCCGGAGATGGCCGATTTCGTCGCCAATCTGGAGCGCATCAATGCGCTGGCCGAAGGTTCGCCAGGTTATGTCTGGCGCCTGCAGGACGAAGCAGGCGATGCCACGACGATCCGCCCGTTCGGTGACGAGGTGCTGGTCAACATGTCGGTCTGGGAGGATGTGCAGTCGCTCAGCGACTACGTTTACAAGTCCGCGCACACCGAGATGCTCAAGCGGCGCCGCGAATGGTTCGAGCGTGTCGAGCAGGCGCATCAGGTGTTGTGGTGGGTGCCGGCCGGGCACCAACCTGGCGTGGTCGAAGCGGCCGAACGCCTGGAGCATCTGCGTGAGCATGGCGCGACGGTGCAGGCCTTTACCTTTCGTCATGCGTTCGCGGCACCGGCCTAA